One genomic segment of Anser cygnoides isolate HZ-2024a breed goose chromosome 20, Taihu_goose_T2T_genome, whole genome shotgun sequence includes these proteins:
- the TRUB2 gene encoding pseudouridylate synthase TRUB2, mitochondrial isoform X2 — MAAPPPAGLFAVYKPPGVSWCRVRDAVRARLLRVRGPRFTKLKVGAGHRLDVKASGVFVLGVGHGNKLLTDRYHCHLTKVYTVGGLFGKATEDFSDTGKLVEKATFDHITREKLERILAVIQGTNHKALLMHSNIDMKTQEAYELAVNGLIRPMGKSPPIITAIRCLQFALPQFQLEIHCVHETQQHLRKIVHEIGLELKSCAVCTQVRRIRDGVFTLDDALLRTQWNLQSIRNAISDCQLKVRAELEKTLGHQDKSVHKMAAEMAHAADS, encoded by the exons atggcggcacccccccccgccgggctTTTCGCCGTCTACAAGCCCCCGGGGGTGTCGTGGTGCCGCGTCCGGGACGCGGTGCGGGCTCGGCTGCTGCgcg TCCGAGGCCCCCGGTTCACGAAGCTGAAGGTCGGCGCTGGTCACCGGCTGGACGTGAAGGCCTCCGGAGTCTTCG tgctTGGCGTGGGCCACGGGAACAAGCTGCTCACGGACCGGTACCACTGCCACCTGACCAAG GTTTACACCGTTGGTGGGCTGTTTGGTAAAGCTACTGAGGACTTCTCGGACACCGGGAAGCTAGTAGAGAAGGCGACATTTG ATCATATCACAAGGGAGAAGCTGGAACGGATTCTCGCTGTCATTCAAGGAACAAATCATAAGGCCCTGCTGAT gcATTCTAACATTGATATGAAAACACAAGAGGCGTATGAGCTGGCTGTCAATGGTTTGATTCGTCCCATGGGAAAGAGCCCACCGATAATCACAGCAATCCGATGCCTCCAGTTTGCGCTTCCACAATTCCAGCTAG AAATCCACTGCGTGCATGAGACTCAGCAGCACCTCCGAAAAATAGTTCACGAGATTGGTCTGGAGCTGAAATCATGTGCTGTGTGCACACAAGTGCGAAGAATACGCGATGGTGTTTTCACACTGGACGACGCTCTCCTGAGAACGCAGTGGAACCTGCAGAGCATACGGAATGCAATTTCGGACTGTCAGCTGAAagtgagagcagagctggagaaaaCACTAGGCCATCAGGATAAAAGCGTTCATAAGATGGCTGCTGAGATGGCCCACGCTGCTGACAGCTGA
- the SWI5 gene encoding DNA repair protein SWI5 homolog, with protein TTHRYIHSRARAAAGPSQPSRRRELPAPACPAPGAAYNSQHAPRRTDYSSQRAPRLRWCRRRYGRAAAALAEGVPESSGRSAPPPPRRPPGGPRRSGGGFKSPVPAPASCRPPGATGEALRREIEELRQKELALDQEIAQLLSEGYSLEELEKHIALLHEYNDIKDAGQMLLGKLAVIRGVTTKQLYPEYDLELSD; from the exons ACTACACACAGATACATTCATTCTCGAGCCagggccgcggccgggccctCTCAGCCCTCGCGGCGCCGAGAACTACCCGCCCCAGCGTGCCCCGCGCCGGGGGCCGCCTACAACTCCCAGCACGCCCCGCGCCGCAcggactacagctcccagcgCGCCCCGCGGCTCCGGTGGTGCCGCCGCCGGTACGGGCGGGCAGCGGCCGCCCTGGCGGAGGGGGTACCGGAGAGCTCGGGGCGcagcgcgccgccgccgccccggag GCCCCCCGGAGGACcccggcggagcggcggcggcttCAAGTCCCCG GTCCCGGCCCCAGCCTCCTGCCGCCCTCCCGGGGCCACCGGAGAAGCCCTGCGCCGTGAGATCGAGGAGCTGCGACAGAAGGAGCTCGCTCTGGACCAGGAAATCGCACAGCTCTTGTCCGA AGGCTACAGCCTGGAGGAGTTGGAGAAACACATCGCTCTGCTCCATGAGTATAATGATATTAAAGATGCTGGACAGATGCTGCTGGGCAAGCTGG CTGTTATCCGAGGAGTTACTACAAAGCAGCTTTACCCCGAGTATGATCTGGAGCTCAGTGACTAG
- the COQ4 gene encoding ubiquinone biosynthesis protein COQ4 homolog, mitochondrial codes for MLRRAAAAVGVPLLRAAPGGPGRAGLSRGRPWAERREEEDEEEEAEAAGGFPLYPGHIPTSPLQKALLAAGSVLAALRDPYRHDMVAVLGETTGCLALPNLRDKMKHHPEGYRILQERPRIRLSTLDMDRLRGLPDGTLGREYVRFLEDNKVSPDTRMPAKFVDDEELAYVIQRYREVHDLMHTLLGMPTNMLGEVVVKWFEAVQTGLPMCILGAAFGPVRLNARKLQVLATELVPWAIRSGRNASCILNIYYEQRWEQSVESLREEIGILPPPAVQV; via the exons ATGctgcggcgggcggcggcggccgtgGGGGTCCCGCTGCTGCGGGCGGCCCCCGGTGGCCCAG GCAGAGCCGGGCTGAGCCGCGGCAGGCCCTGGGCCGAGCGGcgggaggaggaagatgaggaggaggaggcggaggcggcggggggcttCCCGCTGTACCCCGGGCACATCCCCACCAGCCCGCTGCAGAAGGCGCTGCTGGCTGCCGGCTCGGTGCTGGCGGCCCTCCGGGACCCCTACAGGCACG ACATGGTGGCAGTCCTCGGGGAGACCACGGGCTGCCTGGCCCTGCCGAACCTGCGAGACAAGATGAAACACCATCCTGAAGGTTACCGCATCCTCCA GGAGCGGCCTCGCATCCGCCTCTCCACCCTGGACATGGAccggctgcgggggctgccggaCGGCACGCTGGGCCGCGAATACGTCCGGTTTTTGGAGGATAAC AAGGTTTCTCCGGACACCCGCATGCCAGCCAAGTTTGTTGATGACGAAGAGCTGGCGTATGTGATCCAGCGGTACCGGGAGGTTCACGACCTGATGCACACCCTCCTGGGCATGCCCACCAACATGCTGG GCGAGGTCGTGGTGAAATGGTTCGAAGCCGTCCAGACAGGGCTGCCAATGTGCATCCTGGGAGCAGCGTTCGGCCCCGTCCGGCTCAACGCACG AAAACTGCAGGTCCTGGCTACGGAGCTGGTTCCCTGGGCGATTCGGAGCGGGCGCAATGCCAGCTGCATCCTGAACATCTATTACGAGCAGCGCTGGGAGCAGAGCGTGGAGTCCCTGCGGGAGGAAATTGGCATCCTCCCACCCCCAGCTGTTCAAGTGTGA
- the TRUB2 gene encoding pseudouridylate synthase TRUB2, mitochondrial isoform X1 codes for MAAPPPAGLFAVYKPPGVSWCRVRDAVRARLLRELNEAPAPPPRQRIRFLPAAPGAGGAPGLVPAWVPVLAEHPLVRGPRFTKLKVGAGHRLDVKASGVFVLGVGHGNKLLTDRYHCHLTKVYTVGGLFGKATEDFSDTGKLVEKATFDHITREKLERILAVIQGTNHKALLMHSNIDMKTQEAYELAVNGLIRPMGKSPPIITAIRCLQFALPQFQLEIHCVHETQQHLRKIVHEIGLELKSCAVCTQVRRIRDGVFTLDDALLRTQWNLQSIRNAISDCQLKVRAELEKTLGHQDKSVHKMAAEMAHAADS; via the exons atggcggcacccccccccgccgggctTTTCGCCGTCTACAAGCCCCCGGGGGTGTCGTGGTGCCGCGTCCGGGACGCGGTGCGGGCTCGGCTGCTGCgcg AGCTGAACGaggccccggcgccccccccgaGGCAGCGCATCCGCttcctgcccgcagcccccggtgccGGTGGGGCGCCGGGCTTGGTGCCCGCGTGGGTGCCGGTGCTGGCCGAGCACCCCCTCG TCCGAGGCCCCCGGTTCACGAAGCTGAAGGTCGGCGCTGGTCACCGGCTGGACGTGAAGGCCTCCGGAGTCTTCG tgctTGGCGTGGGCCACGGGAACAAGCTGCTCACGGACCGGTACCACTGCCACCTGACCAAG GTTTACACCGTTGGTGGGCTGTTTGGTAAAGCTACTGAGGACTTCTCGGACACCGGGAAGCTAGTAGAGAAGGCGACATTTG ATCATATCACAAGGGAGAAGCTGGAACGGATTCTCGCTGTCATTCAAGGAACAAATCATAAGGCCCTGCTGAT gcATTCTAACATTGATATGAAAACACAAGAGGCGTATGAGCTGGCTGTCAATGGTTTGATTCGTCCCATGGGAAAGAGCCCACCGATAATCACAGCAATCCGATGCCTCCAGTTTGCGCTTCCACAATTCCAGCTAG AAATCCACTGCGTGCATGAGACTCAGCAGCACCTCCGAAAAATAGTTCACGAGATTGGTCTGGAGCTGAAATCATGTGCTGTGTGCACACAAGTGCGAAGAATACGCGATGGTGTTTTCACACTGGACGACGCTCTCCTGAGAACGCAGTGGAACCTGCAGAGCATACGGAATGCAATTTCGGACTGTCAGCTGAAagtgagagcagagctggagaaaaCACTAGGCCATCAGGATAAAAGCGTTCATAAGATGGCTGCTGAGATGGCCCACGCTGCTGACAGCTGA